The segment ACTTCAAAACGATAAATGCGAATAACAATTGAATAGCTAAACCGCCTATAATAGTGCGGACCTTGATCTTTCTTTTGTTTTCTGAAAGTAGGAATGCGATTACAAAAATAACGGCAATCCCCATTAATCCCCAAAGGATATTATTCATAAAATTCACCTCTATTAGAAATTTCTGCAAGTTGTTTGTCGTCAGACATCTAACTATCACATTAACACTTTACTACGAAATGAAAGCGTTTGAAAGAACTTTTTTCTGTAAAAATGTTACAGGTAGAACGAAACCGTTATCAAACCAAGTTCCTCTTAAATAAATTACCCAACTTTTACAAAATAATGTATCGTCAATGAAAAAAACACACTTTATATATAGGTATATGGATTCATTAAAGTTGTTATAAGTTAGGATTTATGGTACTTTTGTATTAAATTATCAAGAAAGGGTGTTTGGATGGAACAATATTATAAACGCGATATTTCATGTGGTAATTGCAAACATTCATATAGTACATTGAAAATAAAATCCCGTTTCATTCGCCCTTTAACACACGATACGGATTTTTGCTCCACTTATCACTCCGAAGAGACAAACCCTCTCCTCTATTATGTATCTGTCTGTCCACAATGTGGATATGCTGTCACAGATGAATTTAGCGACAAGTTCACGTCAGAATCTCTTCAGGCAATTCGGACAAAAATACAAAAACATTGGCAATTCAAAGACTTCGGTCAGACACGAACGGTCAAAACCGCCATCAATGCCTACAAGCTGGGTATATATTCTGGAATAATAAAGAAAGAAACGGCTATCGTCATGGCAGGACTATACCTTCGACTTGCCTGGATCTACCGTACCGTTGAAAAAAACATCACCCAGGAACAACGATTTCTTAAGCTTGCTGTAGATCAATTTGAAACCTCTTATTCCACAGAGGATTTTGAAGAAAAAGAAATGTCCGAAATCAAGCTTCTCTATTTAATTGGAGATCTTCATACCAGGCTCAAAAACGAAAGACAGGCAATCCGGTATTTTCAATTGGTCATCCAGCATAGAACAAAAGAAAAGGAAAAGCGGCTAGTTGAA is part of the Sutcliffiella sp. FSL R7-0096 genome and harbors:
- a CDS encoding DUF2225 domain-containing protein, which translates into the protein MEQYYKRDISCGNCKHSYSTLKIKSRFIRPLTHDTDFCSTYHSEETNPLLYYVSVCPQCGYAVTDEFSDKFTSESLQAIRTKIQKHWQFKDFGQTRTVKTAINAYKLGIYSGIIKKETAIVMAGLYLRLAWIYRTVEKNITQEQRFLKLAVDQFETSYSTEDFEEKEMSEIKLLYLIGDLHTRLKNERQAIRYFQLVIQHRTKEKEKRLVEKARERWYEIRTASKLPATS